The following coding sequences are from one Nicotiana tabacum cultivar K326 chromosome 1, ASM71507v2, whole genome shotgun sequence window:
- the LOC107830134 gene encoding putative pentatricopeptide repeat-containing protein At5g47460: MPRFSNYELFKKCSIQLLSKRQQVDFNSRIIFISNQAQAGLSSEIALFNDYFQMLNSGSKPNAYSLVHLTRACTNLGLFSHGEQLHCCILKSGYVTNVFVTTALVNFYVKSQLLNKAHQLFEEMTQPNVVSWNTLISGYVRSGQFTAALNLFIQLERSELCPDSYSFTAALSACGPLCLLLVGRLLHAKIVKFGVGCSIVVSNSLIDMYGKCGSTEESTNVFNSMMEKDTISWNSIIAANARNNRLEQAFDFLLQMPEPDTVSYNEVISGMAQFGKIEDAVGMLSRMPSPNSSSWNSIIAGYVNRGRAKEALHFFQNMHRNNVHMDQFTFSSILSGIANIAAVTWGRFIHCCTIKYGVNETVVVGTSLIDMYSKCGQMKEAEILFESLPVKNLITWNTIISGYAHNGNSDEVIRLFEQLKLVKDLQPDGITFVNVLAACWHNKMSLQAANEYFKLMIKHYEICPMLEHCSLMIKLMGQEGDVSKAEKMIYELGFENCGLVWKALLGASVTCGDIKIAEVAAAKVIELEGDNEFVYVLMSNMYALHRKWIDVGGTREQMKERKVRKEAGWSWIEVENSTINSSMV; encoded by the coding sequence ATGCCAAGATTCAGCAACTATGAACTATTCAAGAAATGTTCCATTCAACTACTAAGCAAAAGGCAGCAAGTTGACTTTAATTCAAGAATCATTTTTATTTCCAATCAGGCACAAGCTGGCCTTAGTTCTGAAATTGCCCTGTTTAATGACTACTTTCAAATGTTGAATTCCGGTTCCAAGCCTAATGCTTATTCTCTGGTTCACTTGACCCGAGCATGTACCAATCTTGGTTTGTTTTCCCATGGCGAACAGCTTCACTGCTGCATTCTAAAATCTGGGTATGTCACCAATGTCTTCGTTACTACAGCTTTGGTTAATTTTTATGTGAAGTCTCAGCTTTTGAATAAGGCTCACCAGTTGTTTGAGGAAATGACTCAACCAAATGTAGTTTCTTGGAATACGTTGATTTCTGGGTATGTCCGTTCTGGGCAGTTTACTGCTGCTCTGAACTTGTTTATTCAGCTTGAAAGATCGGAACTTTGTCCTGATTCGTACTCTTTTACAGCTGCTTTATCAGCATGCGGACCACTTTGTTTACTACTAGTTGGAAGGTTATTACATGCTAAGATTGTGAAATTTGGTGTTGGGTGCAGCATTGTGGTCTCAAATTCTTTAATTGACATGTATGGAAAATGTGGCTCTACTGAAGAATCAACTAATGTGTTTAATAGTATGATGGAGAAGGACACTATTTCTTGGAATTCAATCATAGCAGCAAATGCAAGAAACAACAGGCTTGAACAGGCATTTGATTTCTTGCTTCAAATGCCTGAACCTGATACTGTTTCATACAATGAAGTAATTAGTGGCATGGCGCAGTTTGGTAAAATAGAAGATGCTGTAGGTATGTTATCAAGAATGCCAAGCCCAAATTCATCATCATGGAATTCGATAATAGCAGGATATGTCAACCGAGGCAGAGCAAAAGAAGctcttcatttttttcaaaacatgCATCGCAATAATGTTCATATGGATCAATTCACCTTTTCAAGTATATTAAGTGGCATTGCTAACATAGCAGCTGTAACATGGGGAAGGTTTATCCATTGTTGCACAATTAAGTACGGCGTGAATGAGACTGTTGTTGTTGGAACTTCTCTCATTGACATGTATTCTAAATGTGGGCAAATGAAGGAAGCTGAAATTCTGTTTGAATCTCTCCCTGTGAAGAATCTGATAACGTGGAACACGATTATATCTGGATATGCTCATAATGGTAATTCAGATGAAGTGATCCGGCTATTTGAGCAGTTGAAATTGGTGAAAGATTTACAACCAGATGGTATTACTTTCGTGAATGTCTTAGCTGCATGTTGGCATAATAAAATGTCTCTGCAGGCTGCAAATGAGTATTTCAAATTGATGATCAAGCATTATGAGATATGTCCCATGCTGGAACACTGTTCTTTGATGATTAAGCTCATGGGACAAGAAGGGGATGTCAGTAAGGCCGAGAAAATGATTTATGAACTGGGATTTGAAAACTGTGGATTAGTTTGGAAAGCATTATTAGGTGCTTCTGTAACTTGTGGGGATATAAAAATAGCAGAAGTTGCAGCTGCGAAGGTGATAGAATTGGAAGGTGATAACGAGTTTGTTTATGTACTAATGTCTAATATGTATGCATTGCATAGGAAGTGGATAGATGTTGGTGGCACGAGGGAGCAGATGAAGGAGAGAAAAGTGAGAAAAGAAGCTGGTTGGAGTTGGATCGAAGTTGAAAACTCAACTATAAATTCATCCATGGTGTGA
- the LOC107776900 gene encoding protein NONRESPONDING TO OXYLIPINS 2, mitochondrial isoform X2, with the protein MASRCSRIINRASISSIRSAIKPNSQSASSSQSFPSFSASTRSKSSPLRRFSFSRIPSELGGLQSMLPLHNAVATARMTSCLSSTSRSSRALSQELGLSVPR; encoded by the exons ATGGCTTCAAGGTGTAGCAGAATTATTAATAGAGCTTCAATTTCTTCTATCAGATCCGCCATTAAACCCAATTCCCAATCAGCTTCTTCTTCACAGTCGTTTCCCAGTTTCTCTGCCTCAACCAGATCTAAATCGTCCCCTCTCCGTCGTTTCTCTTTTTCAAG GATTCCGTCGGAACTGGGAGGGTTGCAGTCAATGTTGCCGCTACACAACGCAGTTGCTACGGCGAGGATGACGTCATGCCTGAGCTCAACATCGAGGAGTTCCAGAGCTCTTTCACAGG AGCTGGGTCTCTCGGTACCAAGGTGA
- the LOC107776900 gene encoding protein NONRESPONDING TO OXYLIPINS 2, mitochondrial isoform X3 — protein MASRCSRIINRASISSIRSAIKPNSQSASSSQSFPSFSASTRSKSSPLRRFSFSRIPSELGGLQSMLPLHNAVATARMTSCLSSTSRSSRALSQDDTEGT, from the exons ATGGCTTCAAGGTGTAGCAGAATTATTAATAGAGCTTCAATTTCTTCTATCAGATCCGCCATTAAACCCAATTCCCAATCAGCTTCTTCTTCACAGTCGTTTCCCAGTTTCTCTGCCTCAACCAGATCTAAATCGTCCCCTCTCCGTCGTTTCTCTTTTTCAAG GATTCCGTCGGAACTGGGAGGGTTGCAGTCAATGTTGCCGCTACACAACGCAGTTGCTACGGCGAGGATGACGTCATGCCTGAGCTCAACATCGAGGAGTTCCAGAGCTCTTTCACAGG ATGATACTGAAGGAACGTGA
- the LOC107776900 gene encoding protein NONRESPONDING TO OXYLIPINS 2, mitochondrial isoform X4 → MASRCSRIINRASISSIRSAIKPNSQSASSSQSFPSFSASTRSKSSPLRRFSFSRIPSELGGLQSMLPLHNAVATARMTSCLSSTSRSSRALSQGT, encoded by the exons ATGGCTTCAAGGTGTAGCAGAATTATTAATAGAGCTTCAATTTCTTCTATCAGATCCGCCATTAAACCCAATTCCCAATCAGCTTCTTCTTCACAGTCGTTTCCCAGTTTCTCTGCCTCAACCAGATCTAAATCGTCCCCTCTCCGTCGTTTCTCTTTTTCAAG GATTCCGTCGGAACTGGGAGGGTTGCAGTCAATGTTGCCGCTACACAACGCAGTTGCTACGGCGAGGATGACGTCATGCCTGAGCTCAACATCGAGGAGTTCCAGAGCTCTTTCACAGG GCACATGA
- the LOC107776900 gene encoding protein NONRESPONDING TO OXYLIPINS 2, mitochondrial isoform X1 has protein sequence MASRCSRIINRASISSIRSAIKPNSQSASSSQSFPSFSASTRSKSSPLRRFSFSRIPSELGGLQSMLPLHNAVATARMTSCLSSTSRSSRALSQGTLCCTSPDL, from the exons ATGGCTTCAAGGTGTAGCAGAATTATTAATAGAGCTTCAATTTCTTCTATCAGATCCGCCATTAAACCCAATTCCCAATCAGCTTCTTCTTCACAGTCGTTTCCCAGTTTCTCTGCCTCAACCAGATCTAAATCGTCCCCTCTCCGTCGTTTCTCTTTTTCAAG GATTCCGTCGGAACTGGGAGGGTTGCAGTCAATGTTGCCGCTACACAACGCAGTTGCTACGGCGAGGATGACGTCATGCCTGAGCTCAACATCGAGGAGTTCCAGAGCTCTTTCACAGGGTACTCTCTGCTGCACCTCTCCAGACCTCTAG
- the LOC107776901 gene encoding metalloendoproteinase 1-MMP-like, translated as MSLFASYYYTFALFILLLSLPSFPARILKHDPLTELTADIQNNTWHAFVKFLDAGKGSELTGMSELKKYFQRFGYLSNIPDQNFTDFFDEDLESAVLNYQQNLGLTVTGKLDDETMNEIMLPRCGMSDLAHEHDHGSLHTTRNYAYFYGRPRWMKSSPMILSYAFSENYMIDYIDISEIKSAFKRAFSRWSSAIPVNFTEAEDYYTADIKIGFFRGDHGDGEPFDGVLGVLAHAFSPENGRFHLDAAETWAVDFDEERSRVAVDLESVATHEIGHVLGLAHSSVKDAVMYPSLSPRTKKRDLKLDDVEGVQALYGSNPNFKYTSSLEHDTSSSNWRTSSKWTTFLSLVALIFSLCL; from the coding sequence ATGTCTCTGTTTGCAAGTTATTATTACACTTTTGCTCTATTCATTCTCCTCCTTTCCCTTCCTTCTTTTCCCGCCAGAATCCTAAAACACGATCCTTTAACTGAATTAACCGCCGATATTCAAAACAACACGTGGCACGCTTTCGTTAAATTCCTCGATGCCGGAAAAGGAAGTGAACTCACCGGCATGTCGGAGCTGAAAAAATACTTCCAACGGTTTGGCTATTTGTCTAATATTCCCGATCAAAATTTCACCGATTTTTTCGACGAAGATTTAGAGTCTGCAGTACTCAATTACCAACAAAACCTCGGATTAACAGTCACCGGAAAATTAGACGACGAAACGATGAATGAAATTATGTTACCTCGTTGCGGGATGAGTGATTTAGCTCATGAACATGATCACGGCTCTTTACATACAACGAGAAATTACGCGTATTTTTACGGGAGACCTAGGTGGATGAAGTCATCGCCGATGAttttatcgtacgctttctctgaAAATTACATGATTGATTATATAGATATATCGGAGATTAAATCGGCTTTTAAAAGAGCGTTTTCGCGGTGGTCGTCAGCGATTCCGGTAAATTTCACGGAGGCGGAGGATTACTACACGGCGGATATTAAAATCGGGTTTTTCAGAGGCGATCACGGCGACGGAGAGCCGTTTGATGGAGTATTGGGAGTGTTAGCTCACGCTTTTTCGCCGGAAAATGGGAGGTTTCATTTAGACGCAGCAGAAACGTGGGCCGTTGATTTTGATGAAGAGAGGTCGAGAGTTGCCGTTGATTTGGAATCAGTGGCGACCCATGAGATTGGGCATGTACTTGGGCTGGCTCATTCTTCGGTTAAAGATGCTGTTATGTACCCAAGTTTAAGCCCAAGAACAAAGAAGAGGGATTTAAAGCTTGATGACGTGGAAGGGGTCCAAGCTTTATATGGGTCAAACCCGAATTTCAAGTACACGTCATCGTTGGAACATGACACGTCATCATCAAATTGGAGAACGTCATCAAAGTGGACCACTTTTTTGAGCTTGGTGGCTTTGatcttttctttatgtttatga